In Akkermansia muciniphila, one DNA window encodes the following:
- a CDS encoding shikimate kinase, giving the protein MPNIILIGLMGCGKTTIGKELHRETHLGFTDTDQLIERQTGMHIPQIFKIHGESHFRDLETGILRQLQTSAVQSRIISTGGGIIIRPENRLLLKKLGFVVWLHTDVNILYQRISRCTNRPLLQHPNPKAVLKHLMNERHDFYRETAHLTIDTANLHIHEIAFGILESARVFRSRRQ; this is encoded by the coding sequence TTGCCAAACATCATCCTGATCGGGCTGATGGGATGCGGCAAAACAACCATAGGAAAGGAACTGCACCGGGAAACGCACCTTGGTTTTACGGATACGGACCAGTTAATCGAACGCCAGACGGGGATGCACATTCCGCAGATTTTCAAAATCCATGGGGAATCACATTTTCGGGACCTGGAAACCGGAATCCTGCGGCAGCTTCAAACGTCCGCCGTACAAAGCCGCATTATTTCCACGGGAGGCGGCATCATTATCAGACCGGAAAACCGGCTGCTACTGAAAAAACTGGGCTTCGTCGTCTGGCTTCATACAGACGTGAATATCCTGTACCAGCGTATTTCCAGATGCACCAACCGCCCCCTGCTCCAACACCCCAATCCCAAAGCCGTGCTGAAACATCTCATGAATGAACGGCATGATTTTTACCGGGAAACGGCGCACTTGACCATTGATACGGCCAATCTCCACATTCATGAAATCGCATTCGGCATTCTGGAATCCGCCAGAGTATTCCGGTCCCGACGGCAATAA